Genomic window (Chryseobacterium bernardetii):
AGAAGCTGTAAACGGTGCTGCTTGGGATGCACTTAAGAAATCTGATCTAGAAGTAGTAGAGAAGAAGACTGTAGTGAAAAAAGCTAAAAAAGCTCCAGCTAAGAAAAAAGCTGCTGCTAAAAAGAAAAAATAATTAATTTTTCTAAATAATGAATACCTCCAATTTTTTGGAGGTATTTTTTTTTTGTGGACTTTTGAGTAATTTTGCTGAAAATTAAAAATTAAAAATGGGAAGAGCATTTGAATATAGAAAAGCTTCTAAAATGGCCAGATGGGATAAAATGGCCAAAACTTTCTCTAAAATAGGTAAGGATATTGCATTAGCAGTAAAAGCAGGTGGAGCAGATCCTGAATCTAACCCGGCACTGAGAAGATGTATCCAAAACGCTAAGGGGGCAAACATGCCTAAGGATAATGTTGAAAGAGCCATTAAAAAAGCCAGTGGCGCAGATGCAGAAAACTACGAAGAAATTACTTATGAAGGATATGGACAGGGAGGTGTTGCTTTCTTTGTAGAATGTACTACAAACAATACTACAAGAACTGTAGCTAACGTAAGAGCTATTTTCAACAAGTTTGACGGAAACCTGGGTAAAAATGGTGAGCTTGCATTTATCTTCGATAGAAAAGGAATCTTTACAATTGATCTGGCTCAAGTAAAAATGGAGTGGGATGACTTCGAAATGGAAATGATTGATGGCGGAGCCGAAGATGTGGAAAAAGATGAAGAAGAAGTAATGATTACAACTGCTTTTGAGGATTTCGGATCTTTATCTCATAAATTGGATGAACTTGGTATTGAAGCAAAGAGTGCAGAATTACAAAGAATTCCAAACAATACAAAAGAGGTAAATGAAGAGCAGTTTAAAGCAAATATGAAAATGCTTGAGCGTTTTGAGGATGACGATGATGTACAAAACGTTTATCACAATATGGAAATCACTGAAGAGTTGATGAATTCTTTATAAAAAATAATATAGCATTCATATACAGTTAACTTTCAATTAGTTTCTTTGTAAAAAACTATGAAGCGCCTTAATGTATTTTTTATTTGAAATCACAGGCGTTCCGTCCGGCAAATTAAAAAGCTGAA
Coding sequences:
- a CDS encoding YebC/PmpR family DNA-binding transcriptional regulator, which translates into the protein MGRAFEYRKASKMARWDKMAKTFSKIGKDIALAVKAGGADPESNPALRRCIQNAKGANMPKDNVERAIKKASGADAENYEEITYEGYGQGGVAFFVECTTNNTTRTVANVRAIFNKFDGNLGKNGELAFIFDRKGIFTIDLAQVKMEWDDFEMEMIDGGAEDVEKDEEEVMITTAFEDFGSLSHKLDELGIEAKSAELQRIPNNTKEVNEEQFKANMKMLERFEDDDDVQNVYHNMEITEELMNSL